The Sphingomonas sanxanigenens DSM 19645 = NX02 genome includes a region encoding these proteins:
- a CDS encoding alpha/beta fold hydrolase, whose protein sequence is MATVKTKDGTEIFYKDWGPRDAQPICFHHGWPLSADDWDTQMLFFLDKGYRVVAHDRRGHGRSEQVANGHDIDTYAQDAAAVADHLDLKNAVHIGHSTGGGEAARYVARYGHGRVAKAVLMSAIPPIMVKSASNPGGTPVEVFDGFRKALAANRSQFYLDVPSGPFYGFNRPGAQPVQGMIYNWWRQGMMGAANAHYLGIEAFSETDQTEDLKAITVPTLVMHGDDDQVVPIADSALLSIKLLRQGELKVYKGFPHGMLTTHADTINADLLAFIRK, encoded by the coding sequence ATGGCCACGGTCAAGACGAAGGACGGGACGGAGATATTCTACAAGGATTGGGGGCCCAGGGATGCCCAGCCGATCTGCTTCCACCATGGCTGGCCGCTGTCGGCGGACGACTGGGATACGCAGATGCTGTTCTTCCTCGACAAGGGCTATCGCGTCGTCGCGCATGACCGGCGCGGACACGGCCGGTCCGAACAGGTCGCCAACGGCCATGACATCGATACCTATGCACAGGATGCCGCGGCGGTCGCCGACCATCTCGACCTGAAGAACGCCGTCCATATCGGCCATTCGACGGGCGGCGGCGAGGCGGCGCGCTATGTGGCGCGCTATGGTCATGGCCGCGTCGCCAAGGCGGTGCTGATGAGCGCGATCCCGCCGATCATGGTGAAGAGCGCGAGCAATCCGGGCGGCACCCCGGTCGAGGTGTTCGATGGTTTCCGCAAGGCGCTCGCCGCCAACCGCTCGCAATTCTATCTCGATGTGCCGAGCGGCCCCTTCTACGGTTTCAACCGCCCGGGTGCGCAGCCGGTGCAGGGCATGATCTACAATTGGTGGCGCCAGGGCATGATGGGTGCTGCCAACGCGCACTATCTGGGCATCGAGGCCTTCTCGGAAACCGACCAGACCGAGGATCTCAAGGCGATCACGGTGCCGACGCTGGTGATGCATGGCGATGACGACCAGGTCGTGCCGATCGCCGACAGCGCGCTGCTTTCGATCAAGCTGCTCCGGCAGGGCGAACTCAAGGTCTACAAGGGCTTCCCGCACGGCATGCTGACGACGCACGCCGACACGATCAACGCCGATCTGCTCGCCTTCATCCGCAAATAA
- a CDS encoding carboxymuconolactone decarboxylase family protein encodes MTQRLDTSKTSPEIFKKMVDVSMAVKHGSVEPAILHLAEIRASQINGCAYCLDMHIKEARIGGERELRIHHLPAWRESPLFDARERAALAWTELLTNLPAEGVPDDAFAAARAEFSEQELVDLTFQIMVINAWNRHSIAFSFVPGSTDKLYGLDKANLS; translated from the coding sequence ATGACACAACGCCTGGACACCTCGAAGACGAGCCCGGAAATCTTCAAGAAGATGGTCGACGTCTCGATGGCGGTGAAGCATGGCAGCGTCGAGCCCGCCATCCTCCACCTCGCCGAGATCCGTGCCTCGCAGATCAACGGCTGCGCCTATTGCCTGGACATGCACATCAAGGAGGCCCGGATCGGCGGCGAGCGCGAGCTGCGCATCCATCATCTCCCTGCATGGCGCGAATCGCCGCTGTTCGACGCGCGCGAGCGCGCCGCGCTGGCGTGGACGGAGCTGTTGACGAACCTGCCGGCCGAAGGGGTGCCGGATGACGCCTTCGCCGCGGCGCGCGCCGAATTTTCCGAGCAGGAACTCGTCGACCTGACCTTCCAGATCATGGTCATCAATGCCTGGAATCGCCATTCGATCGCGTTTTCGTTCGTGCCGGGTTCGACCGACAAGCTCTACGGGCTCGACAAGGCGAACCTGTCCTGA
- a CDS encoding LacI family DNA-binding transcriptional regulator, protein MKESRGSRRQRNAPTISDVAARAGVSPMTVSRVINAEGNVREETKRRVEEAIAALNYAPSVAARTLAGGEEIRIGLLHSNPSFAYLSAFLVGSLDQASRANVQLVVEKCDEDGSEAAAIEHLLRGRIDGIVLPPPLSDSPPVLAALEGRGIPVVAVATGRAPDWALSVSIDDRQAAYDMTCHLARLGHVRIGFITGNPNQTASAERLDGYRAALADMQLPDAPELVVEGLFTYRSGLDAADQLLDVKQPPSAIFASNDDMAAATVAIAHRRGLDVPSDLTVCGFDDTALATTIWPELTTIRQPVIEMSRTAVDLLVREIRMRKAPAGRVSHPHVIAEYELIRRQSDAAPRRRPNTQRR, encoded by the coding sequence ATGAAAGAAAGCAGGGGATCCCGCCGCCAGCGCAATGCGCCCACGATCAGCGATGTGGCAGCACGCGCCGGCGTCTCGCCGATGACGGTCAGTCGCGTCATCAATGCCGAGGGCAATGTGCGCGAGGAGACCAAACGCCGGGTCGAGGAAGCGATCGCCGCGCTCAACTATGCGCCCAGCGTCGCCGCCCGCACCCTCGCCGGGGGCGAGGAGATCCGCATCGGCCTGCTCCATTCCAACCCGTCCTTCGCCTATCTCAGCGCCTTCCTGGTCGGCAGCCTGGATCAGGCGAGCCGCGCCAATGTCCAGCTCGTCGTCGAGAAGTGCGACGAGGATGGCAGCGAGGCCGCGGCGATCGAGCATCTGCTGCGCGGCCGCATCGACGGCATCGTGCTGCCGCCGCCGCTCAGCGACTCGCCGCCCGTGCTCGCCGCGCTCGAAGGCCGCGGCATTCCCGTGGTCGCGGTGGCGACCGGCCGCGCGCCGGATTGGGCGCTGTCGGTCAGCATCGACGACCGTCAGGCCGCCTATGACATGACCTGTCATCTCGCGCGGCTCGGCCACGTCCGCATCGGCTTCATCACCGGCAACCCCAACCAGACCGCCAGCGCAGAACGGCTGGACGGCTATCGCGCGGCGCTCGCGGACATGCAACTGCCCGATGCCCCCGAACTGGTCGTGGAAGGGCTGTTCACCTACCGATCGGGCCTCGACGCCGCCGACCAGCTTCTCGACGTGAAGCAGCCGCCCTCCGCGATCTTCGCCTCCAACGACGACATGGCCGCGGCGACGGTGGCGATCGCGCACCGCCGCGGGCTGGACGTGCCGAGCGACCTCACCGTCTGCGGCTTCGACGATACCGCGCTGGCGACCACGATCTGGCCCGAGCTGACGACGATCCGCCAGCCGGTCATCGAGATGTCGCGCACGGCGGTGGATCTGCTCGTGCGCGAGATTCGCATGCGCAAGGCGCCGGCAGGGCGCGTGAGCCATCCGCATGTGATCGCGGAGTATGAACTCATCCGCCGCCAATCGGATGCGGCACCGCGCCGTCGCCCGAACACGCAGCGCCGTTAG
- a CDS encoding ThuA domain-containing protein, whose protein sequence is MMLAIILALAAAVQPAPPPRDPKSWPTPVMDSTPPAIPQLRRGAVLVLSKTNGFRNEEQIVAANVAIEQIAKEVGRDAFVTENAAVMNPSDLTRFSVIVLNSASGNLFTEPQRAAFRDWVERGGGVVLLHGAGDGSHEWPWFGDSLLDARFIGHTAQPEQFQEARIDVVEPDHPVMRGVPRRWERVEEWYSFDKLPQGNGTRILATVDESTYKLPERLVMGRVHPMVWTRCVAKGRSVFSALGHHGSAYAEPAHRRLIGNAIEWAAGKNC, encoded by the coding sequence ATGATGTTAGCGATAATCCTGGCGTTGGCAGCAGCGGTACAGCCGGCGCCACCGCCCCGAGATCCCAAATCCTGGCCGACGCCGGTGATGGACAGCACGCCGCCGGCGATCCCGCAGCTGCGGCGGGGTGCGGTGCTGGTGCTTTCGAAGACCAACGGGTTCAGGAACGAAGAACAGATCGTTGCGGCCAATGTCGCGATCGAACAGATCGCGAAGGAAGTCGGTCGGGACGCGTTCGTCACCGAAAATGCCGCGGTGATGAACCCCAGCGATCTGACGCGCTTTTCCGTGATCGTACTGAATTCGGCGAGCGGCAATCTCTTCACCGAACCGCAACGCGCGGCGTTTCGCGATTGGGTCGAACGCGGCGGCGGCGTGGTATTGCTCCACGGTGCCGGAGACGGCAGCCACGAATGGCCCTGGTTCGGTGACTCGTTGCTCGATGCGCGCTTCATCGGCCACACCGCCCAACCGGAGCAATTCCAGGAGGCGCGCATCGACGTGGTCGAACCCGACCATCCGGTGATGCGCGGCGTGCCGCGGCGGTGGGAGCGGGTCGAGGAATGGTATTCGTTCGACAAGCTGCCGCAGGGCAACGGCACCCGCATCCTCGCGACGGTCGACGAATCGACCTACAAACTGCCCGAGCGGCTGGTGATGGGGCGCGTCCACCCGATGGTATGGACACGCTGCGTCGCCAAGGGGCGTTCCGTCTTCTCGGCGCTCGGGCACCATGGTTCGGCTTATGCCGAGCCGGCGCATCGGCGGCTGATCGGCAATGCGATCGAGTGGGCCGCAGGGAAGAACTGTTGA
- a CDS encoding alpha-glucuronidase family glycosyl hydrolase, whose protein sequence is MTRRHHLRTLATMLAGMATLTPGTAARAEDGYRLWMRYDAPAGAQIDVRGGSPTLAVAAAELRHGLTGDAGPVVIAAATDAAVAALRLPTAELGPEGYLVRRVTLAGRPVVLVTGNTDVGVLYGAFALLRHLGTGGTAADVALRSAPKIKLRVLNHWDNLDGVVERGYAGQSLWDWWTLPDFKDPRYADYARANASLGINGTVLNNVNAKAESLTAPYVAKAAALADVFRPYGIRVYLSARFSAPIELGGLKTADPRDPDVAAWWKAKADEIYRTIPDFGGFLVKANSEGQPGPRDYGATHAEGANMLAAAVAPHGGIVMWRAFVYADTDPDDRAKQAYTEFKPLDGTFADNVLVQVKNGAIDFQPREPFHPLFGAMPKTPLMMEFQITKEYLGFATHLAYLGPLFEETLAADTRVRGKGSTVAKVVEGALEGHTLTGIAGVANIGRDRDWSGSSFNQANWYAFGRLAWDPALSAEAIAREWAQQTFGTDPRVVEPAVGMMMASREAVVDYTGPLGLAHLMGTGHHYGPAPWVSDLKRPEWNPVYYHRADRQGIGFDRTKTGSNGVAQYAPAVATLFADPKTTPERDLLWFHHLSWDWKTQSGRSLWEELVHRYDRGVATVADMRRQWDGLKPLVDAERWQKTATYLAVQEREARWWRDASLAYWMSVNGRALPAGVAAPAHDLEWYKAQRFPYPPGNPQ, encoded by the coding sequence ATGACCAGGCGGCATCATCTGCGAACCTTGGCGACGATGCTCGCCGGCATGGCGACGCTGACACCCGGAACCGCCGCGCGCGCCGAGGACGGCTACCGTCTGTGGATGCGCTACGACGCGCCCGCTGGTGCACAGATAGATGTGCGCGGCGGATCGCCGACCCTGGCGGTCGCCGCAGCGGAACTGCGGCATGGTCTGACCGGCGATGCAGGCCCCGTGGTGATCGCCGCCGCCACCGACGCCGCGGTGGCGGCGCTCAGGCTGCCCACCGCCGAACTGGGCCCCGAAGGCTATCTCGTCCGCCGCGTGACCCTCGCCGGCCGGCCGGTCGTGCTGGTCACCGGCAACACCGATGTCGGCGTGCTCTACGGCGCCTTCGCGCTGCTCCGCCATCTCGGTACCGGCGGCACCGCCGCCGATGTCGCGCTGCGCTCAGCGCCGAAGATCAAGCTGCGCGTGCTCAACCATTGGGACAATCTCGATGGCGTGGTGGAGCGCGGCTATGCCGGCCAATCGCTGTGGGACTGGTGGACGCTGCCCGACTTCAAGGATCCGCGCTACGCAGACTATGCCCGCGCCAATGCGTCGCTGGGAATCAACGGCACCGTCCTCAACAACGTCAACGCCAAGGCGGAGAGCCTGACAGCGCCCTATGTCGCCAAGGCGGCCGCGCTCGCGGACGTCTTCCGCCCCTATGGCATCCGGGTCTATCTGTCGGCGCGCTTCTCCGCACCGATCGAACTGGGCGGGCTGAAAACCGCCGATCCGCGCGATCCCGACGTCGCGGCGTGGTGGAAGGCCAAGGCCGACGAGATCTATCGCACGATCCCCGATTTCGGTGGTTTCCTGGTGAAGGCCAACAGCGAGGGGCAGCCAGGCCCCCGCGACTATGGCGCGACGCATGCCGAAGGCGCCAACATGCTCGCCGCCGCCGTCGCGCCGCATGGCGGCATCGTGATGTGGCGCGCCTTCGTCTATGCCGACACCGATCCCGACGATCGCGCGAAGCAGGCCTATACCGAATTCAAGCCGCTGGACGGCACGTTCGCCGACAATGTGCTGGTGCAGGTGAAGAATGGCGCGATCGATTTCCAGCCGCGCGAGCCCTTCCATCCGCTGTTCGGGGCGATGCCGAAGACGCCGCTGATGATGGAATTCCAGATCACCAAGGAATATCTCGGCTTCGCCACCCACCTCGCCTATCTCGGCCCGCTGTTCGAGGAGACGTTGGCTGCCGACACCCGGGTCCGCGGCAAGGGATCGACCGTGGCCAAGGTGGTCGAGGGCGCGCTCGAGGGCCACACGCTGACCGGCATCGCCGGCGTCGCCAATATCGGGCGCGACCGGGACTGGTCGGGATCGAGCTTCAACCAGGCCAATTGGTACGCGTTCGGCCGCCTCGCCTGGGATCCGGCGCTGTCTGCCGAGGCCATCGCCCGCGAATGGGCGCAGCAGACCTTCGGCACCGACCCGCGCGTCGTGGAGCCCGCGGTCGGCATGATGATGGCGTCGCGCGAGGCGGTGGTCGATTATACCGGCCCGCTCGGCCTCGCCCATCTGATGGGCACCGGCCATCATTACGGCCCGGCCCCCTGGGTCTCGGACCTCAAGCGCCCGGAGTGGAACCCGGTCTATTATCACCGCGCCGACCGGCAGGGCATCGGCTTCGACCGGACGAAGACCGGCAGCAACGGCGTCGCGCAATATGCGCCCGCGGTGGCGACGCTGTTCGCCGATCCGAAGACGACGCCCGAGCGCGACCTGCTGTGGTTCCACCACCTGTCATGGGACTGGAAGACGCAGTCGGGCCGCTCGCTGTGGGAGGAACTGGTCCACCGCTACGACCGCGGCGTCGCCACCGTCGCCGACATGCGCCGGCAATGGGATGGCCTCAAGCCCTTGGTCGACGCCGAACGCTGGCAGAAGACCGCGACCTATCTGGCCGTGCAGGAACGCGAGGCACGCTGGTGGCGCGACGCGAGCCTCGCCTACTGGATGTCGGTCAACGGCCGCGCGCTGCCGGCGGGCGTGGCGGCACCGGCGCATGACCTGGAATGGTACAAGGCGCAGCGCTTTCCCTATCCACCGGGCAATCCGCAATAA
- a CDS encoding glycoside hydrolase family 3 N-terminal domain-containing protein, translated as MSAVASPVGAQAVKSSALAPYRDAGLPVEQRVDDLLARMTLPEKIAQILCIWDGKVGILDDRLQLDPAKLRARFPNGLGQFARPSDAKGSGSPRLVPGRDPRQTVALVNALQRWAVTETRLGIPILFHEEGLHGYAALGATSFPQAIALASTWDPDLIRQVNEVIAREVSARGVSLVLSPVVDVARDPRWGRIEETFGEDPYLVGEMGVAAVEGLQGPGRARVLQKGRVFATLKHLTGHGQPESGTNIGPAPLSERELRERFFPPFEQVVTRTGIEAVMASYNEIDGVPSHANPWLLQDVLRGEWGFRGAVMSDYAAIDQLQSLHHIAASLDEAAVRALDAGVDSDLPEGLSYATLEKAVRDGRVSEAAVDRAVRRMLELKFRAGLFERPYADAAKAVADTNTPAARALARKAAERSIILLKNNGMLPLAEGGTIAVIGPNAGVARLGGYYGQPPKTVSILEGLRTKLGGRTRLLFAEGVKITENDDWWADEVTLADPAQNRRLIAQAVEVARGADRIVLALGDTEQTSREGWASTHLGDRTSLDLVGQQQELFDALKALGKPIAVVLINGRPASTVKIAEQADALVEGWYPGEQGGSAMADVLFGTVNPGGKLPVTVPRNVGQLPLTYDRKPSSGRGYLFDSTEPLFPFGWGLSYTSFALSSPRLSASSIRPGGSVTVSVDVANTGNRAGDETVQLYVRDKQSSVTRPLKELKGFKRVTLAPGETRTVTLTIGPEHLRMWNDRMERVVEPGEFEIMTGANSMALEAATLTVTQ; from the coding sequence ATATCGGCGGTCGCGTCGCCGGTGGGCGCCCAGGCGGTCAAATCCTCCGCTCTCGCGCCTTACCGCGACGCCGGTCTGCCGGTGGAGCAGCGCGTCGACGATCTGCTCGCGCGGATGACCCTGCCGGAAAAGATCGCGCAGATCCTGTGCATCTGGGACGGCAAGGTCGGGATTCTGGACGACCGGCTGCAGCTCGATCCTGCGAAGCTGCGCGCGCGCTTTCCCAACGGCCTCGGCCAGTTCGCCCGCCCGTCCGATGCGAAAGGGTCGGGGTCGCCGCGGCTGGTGCCCGGCCGCGATCCGCGCCAGACGGTGGCGCTGGTCAACGCGCTGCAGCGCTGGGCGGTCACCGAGACGCGCCTGGGCATTCCGATCCTGTTCCATGAGGAGGGGCTGCACGGCTATGCCGCGCTCGGCGCCACCAGCTTCCCGCAGGCGATCGCGCTGGCGTCCACCTGGGATCCGGATCTGATCCGGCAGGTCAACGAGGTCATCGCCCGGGAGGTCTCGGCCCGCGGCGTCAGCCTCGTCCTTTCCCCGGTGGTCGATGTCGCGCGCGATCCGCGCTGGGGCCGCATCGAGGAGACGTTCGGCGAGGATCCCTATCTGGTCGGCGAGATGGGGGTCGCCGCGGTCGAGGGGCTGCAGGGGCCCGGCCGCGCGCGGGTGCTGCAAAAGGGCAGGGTGTTCGCCACGCTCAAGCATCTGACCGGCCATGGCCAGCCCGAAAGCGGCACCAATATCGGCCCGGCGCCGCTCTCCGAACGCGAATTGCGCGAGCGCTTCTTCCCGCCCTTCGAGCAGGTCGTCACCCGCACCGGGATCGAGGCGGTGATGGCCTCCTACAACGAGATCGACGGCGTCCCCAGCCATGCCAACCCATGGCTGCTGCAGGATGTGCTGCGCGGCGAATGGGGGTTCCGCGGCGCGGTGATGAGCGACTATGCCGCGATCGACCAGCTCCAGAGCCTCCACCACATCGCCGCGTCGCTCGACGAGGCGGCGGTTCGCGCGCTCGATGCCGGCGTCGACAGCGATCTGCCCGAGGGCCTGTCCTACGCCACGCTGGAAAAGGCGGTGCGCGATGGACGGGTGAGCGAGGCCGCGGTCGATCGCGCGGTGCGCCGGATGCTGGAGCTCAAGTTCCGCGCCGGGCTGTTCGAGCGGCCCTATGCGGATGCGGCGAAGGCGGTGGCCGACACCAACACCCCGGCGGCGCGCGCGCTGGCGCGCAAGGCGGCCGAACGCTCGATCATCCTGCTAAAGAACAACGGCATGCTGCCGCTGGCCGAAGGCGGCACGATCGCGGTGATCGGCCCCAACGCCGGCGTCGCGCGGCTCGGCGGCTATTATGGCCAGCCGCCGAAGACGGTGTCGATCCTGGAAGGGCTGCGCACGAAGCTCGGCGGGCGCACCCGCCTGCTGTTCGCCGAGGGCGTGAAGATCACCGAGAATGACGATTGGTGGGCGGACGAGGTGACGCTCGCCGATCCCGCGCAGAACCGCCGGCTTATCGCTCAGGCGGTGGAGGTCGCGCGCGGTGCCGACAGGATCGTCCTCGCGCTCGGCGACACCGAACAGACCAGCCGCGAGGGGTGGGCCAGCACGCATCTGGGCGACCGCACCAGCCTCGATCTGGTCGGCCAGCAGCAGGAGCTGTTCGATGCGCTGAAGGCGCTGGGCAAGCCGATCGCGGTGGTGCTGATCAACGGCCGCCCCGCCTCGACGGTGAAGATCGCCGAGCAGGCCGATGCGCTCGTCGAGGGCTGGTATCCGGGCGAGCAGGGCGGCAGCGCGATGGCGGACGTGCTGTTCGGCACCGTCAACCCGGGCGGAAAACTGCCGGTCACCGTGCCCCGCAACGTCGGCCAACTGCCGCTGACCTACGATCGCAAGCCTTCTTCGGGTCGGGGTTATCTGTTCGACAGCACGGAGCCCTTGTTTCCCTTCGGCTGGGGGCTGAGCTATACCAGCTTCGCGTTGTCGTCGCCGCGCCTGTCGGCTTCCAGTATCCGCCCCGGCGGCAGCGTCACCGTTTCGGTCGATGTCGCCAACACGGGGAACCGCGCTGGCGACGAAACGGTGCAGCTCTATGTTCGCGACAAGCAATCGTCGGTCACCCGCCCATTGAAGGAGCTGAAGGGCTTCAAGCGCGTGACCTTGGCACCGGGCGAGACGCGCACGGTGACGCTGACCATCGGCCCGGAGCATCTGCGCATGTGGAACGACCGGATGGAACGCGTGGTGGAACCCGGGGAGTTCGAGATCATGACCGGCGCCAACTCGATGGCCCTCGAGGCTGCAACGCTCACGGTGACGCAATGA
- a CDS encoding glycoside hydrolase family 3 N-terminal domain-containing protein — protein MNTRRDLFRLAAGASLLAFLPAATRGDAPLYKDARAPIDLRVRDLMARMTLDEKVAQLVTLSTTKRDVMDGASAFDPAKADTAYPHGIGQIARPSDRGGAATANDTGTEVTGRWRAPADTIAFVNAAQKWARERSRLGIPILFHEETLHGYMAPEATSFPQAIALAGSFDPDLMRRVSAVIAREARAHGTALALSPVVDIARDPRWGRIEETFGEDPYLCGEMGVAAVEGLQGNSNILQPGKVFATLKHMTGHGQPLSGNNVAPAPIGRRELRESFFPPFRAVVERTGIAAVMPSYNEIDGVPSHGNRWLLTQVLRGEWGFDGAIVSDYAAVPELATFHHVAADMGDAAGQALIAGVDCDLPDGVAYRTLADQVRAGKVPSDAVDAACRRMLTMKFRAGLFEADPIDPAAARRLTANAEAKALALEAARRSIALLVNDGTLPLTAGAHKRVAVIGPNAAVARLGGYSSLPTGPVSLLEGVKARLAGKAEVVHAQGVFITRSEDRSANDVLLADPAKNRALIAEAVAVARTADIVLLAIGDTEQTSREGYARNHLGDRTDLDLLGEQNALFAAMKATGKPVVVVALNGRPPSWPSVVAGANALLECWYAGQEGGTAIAEALFGDVNPGAKLPVTVIRDVGQIPYFYNHKPSARRGYLFADKAPLFPFGFGLSYTRFEVGAPRLSAPRIAIAGTVTVEVDVANVGERAGDEVVQLYVRDQVSSVARPVMELKGFERVTLKPGERRTLRFQLGPAAFRFWDAGQREVVEPGLFDIMVGANSRDVQTATLEIV, from the coding sequence ATGAACACGCGGCGCGACCTGTTCCGCTTGGCCGCCGGCGCCTCGCTGCTGGCCTTCCTGCCGGCCGCCACGCGCGGGGATGCGCCGCTCTACAAGGATGCGCGCGCGCCGATCGACCTGCGCGTGCGGGATCTGATGGCGCGGATGACGCTGGACGAGAAAGTGGCCCAACTCGTCACCTTGTCGACCACCAAGCGCGATGTGATGGATGGGGCGAGCGCGTTCGATCCGGCGAAGGCGGACACCGCCTATCCCCACGGCATCGGCCAGATCGCACGGCCATCCGATCGCGGCGGCGCTGCAACCGCCAACGACACCGGCACCGAGGTCACCGGCCGCTGGCGCGCGCCGGCGGATACGATCGCTTTCGTCAACGCGGCGCAAAAATGGGCGCGCGAGCGCAGCCGGCTCGGCATCCCGATCCTGTTCCACGAGGAAACCCTGCACGGCTATATGGCGCCGGAGGCGACCAGCTTCCCGCAGGCGATCGCGCTCGCGGGCAGCTTCGATCCCGATCTGATGCGCCGCGTGAGCGCGGTGATCGCGCGCGAGGCGCGCGCGCACGGCACCGCGCTGGCGCTGTCGCCGGTGGTCGACATCGCCCGCGATCCGCGCTGGGGCCGCATCGAGGAGACATTCGGCGAGGATCCCTATCTCTGCGGCGAGATGGGCGTGGCCGCGGTCGAAGGGCTGCAGGGCAACAGCAACATCCTCCAGCCCGGCAAGGTGTTCGCGACGCTCAAGCATATGACCGGGCACGGCCAGCCGCTGTCGGGCAACAATGTCGCGCCGGCGCCGATCGGGCGGCGCGAACTGCGCGAGAGCTTCTTTCCACCCTTCCGCGCGGTCGTCGAGCGGACCGGCATCGCCGCGGTGATGCCCTCCTATAATGAAATCGACGGGGTGCCGTCGCACGGCAACCGCTGGCTGCTGACCCAGGTGCTGCGCGGCGAATGGGGGTTCGACGGTGCGATCGTCAGCGACTATGCGGCGGTCCCGGAACTTGCGACCTTCCACCATGTCGCCGCCGACATGGGCGATGCGGCGGGGCAGGCGTTGATTGCGGGCGTCGATTGCGACCTGCCGGACGGGGTCGCCTATCGCACGCTTGCCGATCAGGTGCGCGCGGGCAAGGTTCCTTCGGACGCCGTCGATGCGGCGTGCCGGCGGATGCTGACGATGAAGTTCCGCGCCGGGCTGTTCGAGGCGGACCCCATCGACCCTGCCGCGGCCAGGCGCCTGACGGCCAATGCCGAGGCGAAGGCACTGGCGCTGGAGGCTGCGCGGCGTTCGATCGCGCTGCTGGTCAACGACGGCACATTGCCCCTGACGGCCGGCGCGCACAAACGCGTGGCGGTGATCGGGCCCAATGCGGCGGTCGCACGATTGGGCGGATATTCGTCGCTGCCCACCGGGCCGGTGTCGTTGCTGGAGGGCGTGAAGGCACGGCTCGCGGGAAAGGCCGAGGTCGTTCATGCGCAGGGGGTGTTCATCACCCGGAGCGAGGATCGTTCGGCGAACGACGTGCTGCTCGCCGACCCCGCGAAGAACCGCGCGTTGATTGCGGAGGCGGTCGCAGTGGCGAGGACCGCCGATATCGTCCTGCTGGCGATCGGCGACACCGAGCAGACCAGCCGCGAGGGCTATGCCAGGAACCATCTCGGCGACCGCACCGATCTGGACCTGCTCGGCGAACAGAACGCGTTGTTCGCGGCGATGAAGGCGACCGGAAAGCCGGTGGTGGTCGTGGCGCTCAACGGCCGCCCGCCGTCATGGCCGAGCGTCGTCGCAGGCGCCAATGCGCTGCTCGAATGCTGGTATGCCGGGCAGGAGGGCGGAACCGCGATCGCCGAGGCGCTGTTCGGAGATGTCAATCCGGGCGCCAAGCTGCCCGTCACCGTCATCCGCGACGTCGGCCAGATCCCCTATTTCTACAACCACAAGCCGTCGGCACGGCGCGGCTATCTGTTCGCGGACAAGGCGCCCCTGTTCCCGTTCGGCTTCGGGCTGAGCTACACGCGGTTCGAGGTCGGCGCGCCCCGGCTTTCCGCGCCGCGCATCGCTATCGCGGGCACCGTCACCGTCGAGGTGGACGTCGCCAATGTGGGCGAAAGGGCCGGGGACGAGGTGGTCCAGCTCTATGTGCGCGATCAGGTCTCGTCGGTCGCGCGGCCGGTGATGGAGCTCAAGGGCTTCGAGCGCGTGACCCTGAAGCCCGGCGAGCGCCGCACGCTCCGCTTCCAGCTCGGGCCCGCGGCTTTCCGGTTCTGGGATGCCGGCCAGCGCGAGGTGGTCGAGCCGGGCCTGTTCGACATCATGGTCGGGGCGAACAGCCGCGACGTCCAGACCGCCACTCTCGAAATCGTCTGA